The following coding sequences lie in one Caproicibacterium argilliputei genomic window:
- a CDS encoding phosphopentomutase, which produces MKRIFLIVLDSVGIGEMPDAGTYGDEGSNTLAAAASSAAFSMPNLQKIGLFNIDGVSCRPAAEHPTGAFARMTEVSKGKDTTIGHWEIAGINSQKPLPTYPNGFPQELLQEFSRKTGRGVLCNKPYSGTEVIRDYGQEHERTGALIVYTSADSVFQVAAHEDVVPVDELYRDCEIARKMLVGEHNVGRVIARPFVGKYPDYTRTTRRHDFSVLPPAVTMLDQLSEAGNDVIAVGKINDIFAGRGITEFTRTTGNDDGLAKTIELTERDFHGLCFVNLVDFDMLYGHRNDVEGYAKGLTAVDKAVPALLEHLEEDDLLMFTADHGCDPSTPSTDHSREYTPWVIAGPGVKAGANLGTLPTFADIGATILDAFGVPSKVTGTSRLSSIVR; this is translated from the coding sequence ATGAAACGCATTTTTTTGATTGTGCTGGACAGTGTTGGCATCGGTGAAATGCCGGATGCCGGCACTTATGGGGACGAGGGCAGCAATACCCTGGCAGCCGCGGCTTCCAGTGCGGCTTTTTCTATGCCCAATTTGCAGAAGATTGGTCTTTTTAACATTGACGGTGTTTCCTGCCGTCCGGCGGCAGAGCACCCGACCGGCGCTTTCGCCCGCATGACAGAGGTGTCTAAAGGAAAAGATACCACCATCGGGCACTGGGAGATTGCCGGCATCAATTCGCAAAAGCCGCTGCCCACATACCCGAACGGCTTTCCGCAGGAGCTGCTGCAGGAGTTCAGCCGCAAAACCGGCCGTGGCGTGCTGTGCAACAAGCCATATTCCGGTACGGAAGTCATCCGCGACTATGGGCAGGAGCATGAGCGCACCGGCGCATTGATTGTTTACACATCGGCTGACAGCGTGTTTCAGGTTGCGGCGCATGAGGATGTTGTTCCGGTTGACGAATTGTACCGCGATTGCGAGATTGCGCGCAAGATGCTGGTTGGCGAGCACAACGTTGGGCGGGTGATTGCGCGCCCGTTTGTCGGGAAATATCCCGACTATACGCGCACGACCCGCCGCCATGATTTTTCAGTGCTGCCGCCGGCAGTCACCATGCTGGATCAGCTTTCCGAGGCGGGCAATGACGTGATTGCTGTGGGAAAAATCAATGATATCTTCGCGGGCAGGGGCATTACTGAGTTTACCCGCACCACTGGAAACGACGACGGGCTTGCAAAGACCATCGAGCTGACCGAGCGGGATTTTCACGGCCTTTGTTTTGTCAATCTGGTGGATTTTGATATGCTGTACGGTCACCGTAACGATGTGGAAGGCTACGCAAAGGGTTTGACCGCGGTGGACAAGGCGGTGCCCGCCCTGCTGGAGCATTTGGAAGAGGACGACCTTTTGATGTTCACAGCGGACCACGGCTGTGACCCCAGCACCCCCAGCACCGACCACTCCCGCGAGTACACGCCATGGGTCATTGCCGGCCCGGGTGTAAAGGCAGGGGCAAACCTGGGCACACTGCCGACTTTCGCGGACATCGGCGCAACCATACTGGACGCATTCGGCGTTCCGTCAAAGGTTACAGGGACTTCCCGCCTGAGCAGCATTGTGCGCTGA
- a CDS encoding peptide ABC transporter substrate-binding protein yields the protein MNNAKKFLAVLLAGTMAVSMAACGGTTTSSTSASGTDSSAADSTASGTASTTDTSTSNPFANSQYPGTSDSDSVTLNLGAEPPELNSSQTTDAVSADILRMTIDTLTQLDAKDQPIAGAAKSWDISADKKTYTFHLRDGMKWSNGETVTAKDYLYGWELAMDQSNGSGYGFIIYDNVKGGEDYFNATKTPAAKRTAAEKAKVAAAEKNLGCKVIDDKTIQIEFVNPIPYALQLMSFQTYCPVNQKAYESIGADKYAKEANQIVTNGAYKISEWVHDDHITLVKNNDYWNAKNINIPKVKFVMIKDTNTAMNALKGGQVDCIGLTGDQITQLKNEGQPLVPYEEGTNCYLQYNTKDKILANTKIRQALGMAINTKSFCDDVLKDGSTVAPGLVPGTIGGANGETYAKGRTESYATYDAAKAKTLFEEGLKELGMTKDQLKLTFTCDDTSNSQQDAAFLQEQWKSTLGITIDLKAMPFKSRIKAMDDGDFQIVMALWAPDYNDALTYLDMWMTDNGNNYGKYSNPEYDKLVKAAIAESDSVKRQDDLLKAEKLVVETDCAAFPLYFRVKTYTCSKKLSGLTRTPFQEFDVCDGAKINTAG from the coding sequence ATGAACAATGCAAAAAAATTTCTGGCGGTACTCCTGGCCGGTACCATGGCAGTTTCCATGGCAGCCTGCGGCGGGACAACCACCAGCAGCACTTCCGCCAGCGGTACTGATTCCTCTGCGGCAGACAGCACCGCTTCCGGTACGGCTTCCACAACAGATACTTCCACTTCCAATCCTTTCGCAAACAGCCAGTATCCCGGCACCAGCGACAGTGACTCGGTCACTTTGAACCTTGGTGCTGAGCCGCCGGAGCTGAACTCTTCGCAGACCACCGATGCGGTTTCCGCCGATATTCTGCGTATGACCATCGACACCCTGACGCAGCTTGATGCCAAGGATCAGCCAATTGCCGGCGCGGCAAAGAGCTGGGACATCAGTGCAGACAAAAAGACCTACACTTTCCACCTGCGTGACGGCATGAAGTGGAGCAACGGCGAAACAGTCACCGCAAAAGATTATCTTTACGGTTGGGAACTGGCGATGGATCAGTCCAACGGCTCAGGCTACGGCTTCATTATTTATGATAACGTCAAAGGCGGCGAAGATTACTTCAACGCCACCAAGACACCGGCTGCAAAGCGCACCGCTGCCGAAAAGGCAAAGGTCGCAGCAGCCGAAAAGAACCTCGGCTGCAAAGTCATTGACGACAAAACCATCCAGATTGAGTTTGTCAACCCGATTCCTTATGCCCTGCAGCTGATGTCTTTCCAGACCTACTGCCCGGTCAACCAGAAGGCATATGAATCCATCGGCGCCGACAAATACGCCAAGGAAGCAAACCAGATTGTCACCAACGGCGCTTACAAGATTTCCGAGTGGGTACACGATGACCACATTACCCTTGTCAAGAACAATGACTACTGGAATGCAAAGAACATCAACATTCCGAAAGTCAAGTTTGTTATGATTAAGGATACCAACACCGCAATGAACGCCCTGAAGGGCGGCCAGGTGGACTGCATTGGTCTGACCGGCGACCAGATTACCCAGTTGAAAAATGAGGGACAGCCGCTCGTTCCTTACGAAGAGGGCACCAACTGCTACCTGCAGTACAACACTAAAGACAAAATCCTTGCCAACACAAAGATTCGCCAAGCACTCGGCATGGCCATCAACACTAAGAGTTTCTGTGATGATGTTTTGAAAGACGGCTCCACGGTTGCGCCCGGTCTGGTTCCCGGCACCATCGGCGGCGCGAACGGTGAAACATACGCCAAGGGCCGTACCGAATCTTACGCAACGTATGACGCAGCAAAAGCAAAGACATTGTTTGAAGAGGGTCTGAAGGAACTCGGCATGACCAAAGACCAGCTGAAGCTTACGTTCACCTGCGACGATACTTCCAATTCCCAGCAGGATGCTGCATTCCTGCAGGAGCAGTGGAAATCCACGCTTGGCATTACAATTGATCTGAAAGCAATGCCCTTTAAGTCCCGTATCAAAGCCATGGACGACGGCGACTTCCAGATTGTCATGGCGCTGTGGGCTCCGGACTACAACGATGCCCTGACCTATCTGGATATGTGGATGACCGATAACGGCAACAACTACGGCAAATATTCCAACCCGGAATATGACAAACTGGTGAAAGCCGCCATCGCAGAGTCCGACTCCGTAAAGCGTCAGGATGACCTGCTGAAAGCAGAAAAACTGGTTGTAGAAACCGACTGCGCAGCCTTCCCGCTGTACTTCCGCGTGAAAACGTACACCTGCAGCAAGAAGCTTTCCGGCCTGACCCGTACGCCGTTCCAGGAATTTGATGTCTGTGACGGTGCAAAAATCAACACTGCCGGCTAA
- a CDS encoding peptide ABC transporter substrate-binding protein, which yields MKFMKKSIALLLAGAMAVSVTACGGSTTTASGSTGSAASTNLYAGTTDPNTVTVDMRTEPPELNTTQTQDTASADILRMVMSGLVRLDKDDNAQPDMAEKWDISADKKTYTFHLRKDAKWSNGDPVTAKDFLYAWKQGMDQSNGATYAFILYTNIKNGQAYFDATKTPAAKRTAAEKAKVDAAEKNLGCKAADDYTLTLTLENPLPYALPLMAFTAYMPLDQKAYESIGADKYAKEASQIVTNGAYKISEWVHDDHITLAKNDSYWNAANNQISNVKYLMMKDTNARMNAFKGAQVDCINLTGDQITQMKAEGQPIESYVAGSNWYFQYNTKKKGLDNANIRKALGEAINVNSFIKDVLKDDSVVADGLVPTNIKGADSKPYAEGREKLVSYNVDEAKTLLEKGLKETGLTKDSLKLTFITDDTSAAQQQAAFFQEQWKSTLGISVELKPMSFKARIAAMNQGDFDIVMAGWSPDYNDAMTFLDMWTTGNGNNNGKYSNPEYDKLIAAATKESDAAKRQDDLRKAEKLVASTDCAVYPLYFQVVPYVTSAKISGMTRSGFQEYDFTDGAKITTK from the coding sequence ATGAAATTTATGAAAAAATCCATCGCGCTTCTGCTCGCCGGTGCCATGGCGGTTTCCGTCACGGCCTGCGGCGGAAGCACCACCACTGCGTCCGGTTCCACCGGATCTGCCGCAAGTACCAACCTTTACGCCGGTACCACCGACCCAAATACGGTCACGGTTGATATGCGCACAGAGCCGCCGGAGCTGAACACTACCCAGACGCAGGACACCGCTTCCGCGGATATTCTGCGCATGGTGATGTCCGGTCTGGTTCGTCTGGACAAAGACGATAATGCGCAACCCGATATGGCGGAAAAGTGGGACATCAGCGCAGACAAAAAGACCTACACCTTCCACCTGCGCAAGGATGCCAAGTGGAGCAACGGAGATCCGGTAACCGCAAAAGACTTTCTTTATGCCTGGAAGCAGGGCATGGATCAGTCCAATGGTGCAACTTATGCTTTTATCCTTTATACGAACATCAAAAACGGTCAGGCATACTTTGACGCAACCAAAACACCGGCCGCAAAACGCACCGCTGCCGAAAAGGCAAAAGTGGACGCGGCAGAAAAGAACCTCGGCTGTAAAGCTGCGGACGATTACACCCTGACTCTGACTCTGGAAAACCCACTGCCGTATGCGCTGCCTCTGATGGCATTTACCGCTTATATGCCGCTTGACCAGAAGGCATACGAATCCATCGGCGCTGACAAGTACGCCAAGGAAGCAAGCCAGATTGTCACCAACGGCGCATACAAGATTTCCGAATGGGTACACGACGACCACATCACCCTGGCGAAAAACGACAGTTACTGGAATGCCGCCAACAATCAGATTTCGAATGTCAAGTATCTGATGATGAAAGATACTAACGCCCGCATGAACGCATTCAAGGGTGCGCAGGTGGACTGCATCAATCTGACCGGCGACCAGATTACACAGATGAAGGCCGAGGGACAGCCGATTGAAAGCTACGTTGCCGGCTCTAACTGGTACTTCCAGTACAATACCAAGAAAAAAGGTCTGGACAACGCCAACATCCGCAAGGCACTCGGCGAAGCAATTAATGTCAACAGCTTCATCAAAGATGTCTTGAAGGACGACTCGGTTGTAGCGGACGGTCTGGTTCCCACAAACATCAAGGGCGCCGACAGCAAACCCTATGCGGAAGGCCGCGAAAAGCTCGTTTCCTATAACGTGGATGAGGCGAAAACCCTACTCGAAAAGGGACTCAAGGAGACTGGTTTGACCAAAGACTCTCTGAAGCTCACCTTTATTACCGATGACACCTCTGCCGCACAGCAGCAGGCAGCTTTCTTCCAGGAGCAGTGGAAATCCACCCTCGGAATCAGCGTGGAACTGAAACCAATGTCCTTTAAGGCACGGATTGCCGCCATGAACCAAGGTGACTTCGATATCGTTATGGCAGGCTGGTCGCCGGATTATAACGACGCCATGACGTTCCTGGATATGTGGACCACCGGCAACGGCAACAACAACGGCAAGTACTCCAATCCGGAATATGACAAGCTGATTGCCGCAGCCACAAAAGAATCGGATGCCGCAAAGCGCCAGGATGACCTGCGCAAAGCAGAAAAACTGGTTGCTTCCACAGACTGCGCCGTATACCCGCTGTACTTCCAGGTGGTTCCTTATGTAACCTCCGCGAAGATTTCCGGCATGACCCGCTCCGGCTTCCAGGAGTATGACTTTACTGACGGAGCGAAGATTACAACGAAGTAA
- a CDS encoding ABC transporter permease, giving the protein MPKQVSYILKRLLYSLITIFVLIAVTFGLMHMVPGDPFVGAKAIPQATKDALYAKYGLDKPLFVQFIVYIANILHGDLGVSLADKRAVTDIIGQAFPVSLDLGIRSLIFAFFIGLLLGVVASIHRGKAGDTAAMFVALIGVSVPSFIIGALIQYFLGLKLYQATGVHVFALIGWDSPNSKILPAFALAFGSMATISRLMRTSMLDVLSQDYIKTAKAKGLSRNQIIWKHAVRNAIMPVVTVMGPLVAAVLTGAFVVENIFTIPGMGKYFVQCVQSNDYTVISGTTLFYGAFLVFANFVVDIVYGLIDPRVKLTGGRE; this is encoded by the coding sequence TTGCCAAAACAGGTTTCGTACATTTTGAAACGTTTGCTTTACTCGCTGATCACGATTTTCGTGCTCATCGCAGTAACTTTTGGGCTCATGCACATGGTCCCCGGTGACCCGTTTGTCGGTGCGAAAGCCATTCCGCAGGCAACCAAAGACGCCCTGTACGCAAAGTACGGGCTTGACAAGCCGCTTTTTGTCCAGTTTATTGTTTATATTGCCAACATCCTTCACGGCGACTTAGGCGTTTCACTGGCTGACAAGCGCGCGGTTACAGACATCATCGGCCAGGCTTTTCCGGTTTCTCTGGATCTCGGCATCCGGTCGTTGATTTTTGCGTTTTTCATTGGTTTGCTGCTGGGTGTGGTTGCCTCCATACACCGCGGAAAAGCCGGCGACACCGCAGCCATGTTTGTTGCACTGATTGGTGTTTCCGTCCCGTCCTTCATCATTGGCGCATTGATTCAGTATTTCCTTGGCCTGAAGCTGTACCAGGCAACCGGTGTGCACGTTTTTGCACTCATCGGCTGGGACAGCCCCAACAGTAAGATTCTGCCCGCATTCGCGCTGGCGTTCGGTTCCATGGCGACCATCAGCCGATTGATGCGAACGAGTATGCTGGATGTTTTAAGTCAGGATTATATAAAAACCGCTAAGGCAAAGGGGCTTTCGCGCAACCAGATTATTTGGAAGCACGCCGTGCGCAACGCCATTATGCCGGTGGTCACTGTCATGGGGCCGCTGGTAGCTGCCGTACTGACCGGTGCTTTCGTGGTCGAAAACATTTTCACCATTCCCGGCATGGGCAAATACTTCGTGCAGTGTGTACAGTCAAATGACTACACGGTTATTTCCGGCACGACTTTGTTCTACGGCGCGTTCCTTGTTTTTGCAAACTTTGTGGTCGATATTGTTTACGGTCTGATTGATCCGCGTGTCAAGCTGACCGGCGGAAGGGAGTGA
- a CDS encoding ABC transporter permease — translation MAKKMQPAAQTEALLYDPNGHIDTEAFERVGTDAADMEAIARPSISFWKDAFNRVRRSPTAMVCLVLLILLILGAVFIPFFSAFSISEQHVAFSNKPPMFVDPTSGNVHIFGTDALGRDIWVRTWAGARVSLTVAFAVALIDCVVGVVYGGISGYFGGAVDNVMMRILEIISGIPYLIIVMLLMIVMDRGLGSIIIAYSITGWTGMARLVRGQVMALKEQEFLIAAEAMGAKPRRIIARHLVPNILSVIIVNVTLDIPNIIFTEAFLSMLGLGIAPPNSSWGILANDGIAVFQQYPFELVVPALFICVTMLSFNLLGDQLRDAFDPKLRR, via the coding sequence ATGGCAAAAAAAATGCAGCCTGCAGCGCAAACAGAGGCGCTGCTGTATGATCCGAACGGTCACATTGATACCGAAGCGTTTGAGCGCGTCGGCACCGACGCCGCCGATATGGAAGCCATTGCACGGCCTTCCATCAGTTTCTGGAAAGATGCCTTTAACCGTGTGCGCCGCAGCCCCACCGCAATGGTCTGCCTTGTACTTTTGATTTTACTGATTCTCGGCGCTGTTTTCATTCCGTTTTTCAGTGCATTTTCAATTTCCGAGCAGCACGTGGCGTTTTCCAACAAACCGCCGATGTTTGTTGACCCCACCAGCGGCAATGTCCACATTTTCGGCACCGATGCACTGGGGCGCGACATCTGGGTACGCACCTGGGCAGGCGCGCGTGTTTCGCTGACCGTTGCCTTTGCTGTTGCGCTGATTGACTGTGTGGTCGGCGTGGTTTACGGCGGCATCTCCGGTTACTTCGGCGGTGCAGTCGACAACGTCATGATGCGTATTCTGGAAATCATCAGTGGTATCCCCTACCTCATCATCGTAATGCTGCTGATGATTGTCATGGACCGCGGTCTGGGCAGTATCATAATCGCCTACTCCATTACCGGCTGGACCGGCATGGCACGACTGGTGCGCGGCCAGGTTATGGCACTCAAAGAGCAGGAATTCCTGATTGCCGCAGAAGCCATGGGCGCCAAACCACGGCGGATTATCGCACGCCATCTGGTGCCGAATATTCTGAGCGTTATTATCGTCAATGTCACATTGGACATTCCAAACATCATCTTTACCGAAGCATTTCTGTCCATGCTGGGTCTGGGCATTGCCCCGCCGAATTCTTCTTGGGGTATTCTGGCCAACGACGGCATCGCTGTGTTCCAGCAGTATCCGTTTGAGCTGGTCGTGCCGGCTCTCTTCATTTGTGTTACAATGCTGTCCTTCAACCTGTTGGGCGACCAGCTGCGCGATGCATTCGATCCGAAACTGAGGAGGTAA
- a CDS encoding ABC transporter ATP-binding protein, with translation MEQVLKVDNLHVSFDSYAGEVHAVRGVSLHVDAGEVLAIVGESGCGKSVTAQTIMKLNPMPPARIKEGSITLCGKDIVAATEKEMQDIRGQLVSMIFQDPMTCMNPTMRVGKQLTETLRKHKHLPTAECKKEAIRLLKMVQIPNAEQRAMQYPHEFSGGMRQRAMIAMALSCDPKLLIADEPTTALDVTIQAQIMELMSEIREKTGTAIILITHDLGVVANLADRVAVMYAGKVVEHGSVQDIFYRHAHPYTSALLRSLPTIETNRDEQLVSIPGTPPDLYAPPQGCAFASRCTHCMKICRQQQPPEFTVGENHTASCWRLHSDFPGSAEKSSESKEADA, from the coding sequence ATGGAACAGGTACTGAAAGTTGACAATCTCCATGTTTCGTTCGACAGCTATGCAGGCGAAGTTCACGCTGTGCGCGGCGTTTCCCTGCATGTGGACGCGGGCGAAGTCCTGGCAATTGTCGGTGAGTCCGGCTGCGGTAAAAGTGTGACCGCACAGACCATCATGAAGCTCAACCCCATGCCCCCCGCCCGCATTAAGGAGGGCAGCATCACCCTTTGCGGCAAAGACATTGTCGCCGCAACTGAAAAAGAAATGCAGGACATCCGCGGTCAGTTGGTCAGCATGATTTTCCAGGACCCGATGACCTGCATGAACCCGACCATGCGCGTCGGCAAGCAGCTGACAGAAACCCTGCGCAAGCACAAGCACCTGCCTACTGCTGAATGTAAAAAAGAAGCGATACGGCTGCTGAAGATGGTGCAGATTCCAAATGCGGAACAGCGCGCCATGCAGTATCCCCACGAATTTTCCGGCGGTATGCGGCAGCGCGCCATGATTGCCATGGCGCTCTCTTGCGACCCGAAGCTTCTGATTGCTGACGAGCCCACTACGGCACTGGATGTGACCATTCAGGCGCAGATTATGGAACTGATGAGTGAGATCCGCGAAAAAACGGGCACCGCCATCATTTTGATTACCCACGACCTCGGCGTTGTGGCAAATCTTGCAGACCGTGTGGCGGTTATGTACGCCGGCAAGGTAGTGGAGCACGGCAGTGTACAAGACATCTTTTACCGCCATGCACATCCTTACACCTCCGCACTGCTGCGCAGCCTGCCAACCATTGAAACAAACCGTGACGAGCAGTTGGTCAGCATTCCCGGCACCCCGCCGGATCTGTATGCGCCGCCGCAGGGCTGTGCGTTTGCAAGCCGCTGCACGCACTGCATGAAAATCTGCCGGCAGCAGCAGCCGCCGGAATTTACCGTCGGTGAAAACCACACCGCGTCCTGCTGGCGTCTGCATTCCGACTTCCCCGGCAGCGCTGAAAAATCCAGTGAAAGCAAGGAGGCCGACGCATAA